In Melitaea cinxia chromosome Z, ilMelCinx1.1, whole genome shotgun sequence, a single window of DNA contains:
- the LOC123668457 gene encoding uncharacterized protein LOC123668457, which translates to MIEIEKTDSKRESSLYLAHHPVIREDKKTTKLRIVFNASQAGTNGVALNDELLVGPSIQPDLRHLVIQWRLSRICLTADIIKMYRQIKVHEEDTDFQRLLWIDAESQEVKDYKLLRVTFGTASAPFLAVRTLQQIAIDEGHKYSLAAEKVRSNFYMDDLMCGCETVTEGIEIYKQMKGLLKEGGFELQKWASNNEELMEIIRKGEKDNDELRQETKEEKNIKMDEVIKILGLTWERSTDNFRYKVNLLEQQSPITKRKIVADISRLFDPLGWIAPCIIVAKIMIQRLWVAGIAWDDEAPEELLKEWCQFREELCKLHDFRIPRWLRTSLGDVQTELHGFCDASKMAYAAVVYIRRVDSDGNVHVALVAAKSKVAPIKQVSIPRLELCGAVELTRLMLDVAKVMKIEVSKLHAWTDSTIVLAWLNSLPNRWKVFVANRVSEILTSLNPSQWSHVSTDNNPADCASRGITPSELIGKDLWLNGPSFLLDKNIKYEKPVGIKTNLEAINVHFIKEEEEIWDRFSSLKRMIRVVAYCRRFLQMKKPKIERYRGYLKTEELKNALEVCIRKDQRKYFGEEIKSIKRGENIRKNSMLKFLNPMLDEMKILRVGGRLDSSDLEQYRKHPIVMANKSKLSQSIIADAHTQTLHGGPQLTINYILNKYFILGVKSGVDFAGPIQMRTARGRGHKSYKGYICLFVCMCTKAVHLEAVSDLTAQGFLQAFKRFVARRGRCEDVWSDNGTNFVGASAEIKKLFFHEKAGMLPEIAEMLANNNTTWHFIPPHAPNFGGLWEAAIKSAKMHLKRVISTSTLTYEEMSTVLAQIEACLNSRPLSRLDTDQGNVDILTPGHFLVGEPLINAPDHNYETSNISSLRRWQYTQQNPFRPYRFTTTAASSEHQIRKTKCGADTARSTPCTPEPAA; encoded by the exons AtgattgaaattgaaaaaacgGACAGTAAAAGGGAAAGTTCACTCTATTTAGCTCATCATCCGGTTATTCGTGAAGATAAGAAAACGACAAAACTGAGAATTGTTTTCAATGCTTCTCAAGCAGGCACTAATGGAGTGGCACTAAACGATGAACTTCTTGTTGGACCTTCAATACAACCAGATTTGCGACATTTAGTTATACAATGGAGGTTGTCTAGAATTTGTTTGACTGCAgacattattaaaatgtatcgtCAAATTAAGGTTCATGAGGAAGATACCGACTTCCAAAGGTTATTATGGATTGATGCTGAAAGCCAAGAAGTCAAAGACTATAAGCTTCTTCGAGTCACATTTGGCACAGCATCGGCTCCATTTTTGGCTGTACGGACTCTCCAGCAAATAGCAATAGACGAAGGTCATAAGTATTCGTTGGCTGCTGAAAAGGTTCGTTCAAATTTCTATATGGACGATTTGATGTGTGGATGTGAAACAGTAACTGAAGGAATAGAAATTTATAAGCAGATGAAAGGATTGCTAAAAGAAGGTGGATTTGAATTGCAGAAGTGGGCAAGTAACAATGAAGAACTGATGGAAATTATAAGAAAGGGCGAGAAAGATAATGATGAACTAAGGCAAGAAACGAAAGAAGAGAAGAATATTAAAATGGATGAAGTCATAAAGATTCTTGGGCTAACATGGGAAAGAAgtactgataattttagatacAAAGTAAATCTTTTAGAACAACAGTCACCTATTACTAAAAGGAAAATTGTCGCTGATATATCACGTTTGTTCGATCCACTTGGTTGGATAGCACCGTGTATCATAGTTGCAAAAATTATGATACAGAGGCTCTGGGTTGCAGGTATTGCCTGGGATGATGAAGCACCTGAAGAACTACTTAAAGAGTGGTGTCAGTTTCGAGAAGAACTTTGTAAACTGCATGATTTTCGGATACCGAGATGGCTAAGAACTAGTTTAGGTGATGTCCAAACAGAATTACATGGGTTTTGTGATGCCTCTAAAATGGCATACGCAGCAGTTGTCTATATAAGAAGGGTTGATTCTGATGGTAATGTGCATGTGGCTTTAGTTGCAGCGAAATCTAAAGTAGCGCCCATAAAACAAGTTTCGATTCCGAGGTTAGAGCTTTGTGGTGCTGTTGAATTGACACGGTTGATGTTAGATGTGGCCAAAGTCATGAAGATAGAAGTTAGTAAGCTGCATGCATGGACCGACTCTACTATCGTGTTGGCGTGGTTGAACAGCTTGCCTAATCGATGGAAGGTATTTGTAGCCAATAGGGTTTCAGAAATATTAACTTCCCTGAACCCGAGTCAATGGTCACATGTCAGCACTGATAACAACCCTGCGGATTGCGCATCACGGGGAATAACCCCTTCAGAATTAATCGGTAAGGATCTGTGGTTGAATGGTCCAAGCTTTCTATtagataaaaacattaaatatgaaaaaccaGTAGGAATAAAGACAAATTTAGAAGCTATCAATGTTCATTTTATAAAGGAAGAGGAAGAAATTTGGGACAGATTCTCGTCTTTAAAAAGAATGATTAGAGTGGTAGCGTACTGTAGGCGGTTcttacaaatgaaaaaaccTAAAATAGAAAGATACAGAGGTTATTTGAAAACTGAAGAGTTAAAAAATGCACTAGAAGTATGTATTCGTAAGGATCAAAGGAAATATTTCGGCGAAGAGATAAAAAGCATAAAAAGAGGCGAAAATATTAGAAAGAACagtatgttaaaatttttaaatcctATGTtagatgaaatgaaaatattgagAGTTGGAGGAAGATTAGATAGTTCGGATTTGGAACAGTATAGGAAACATCCTATAGTGATGgctaataaatcaaaattgagTCAATCGATTATTGCTGATGCACATACACAAACTTTACATGGAGGTCCGCAACTGACCATAAACTACattctaaacaaatattttatattaggaGTCAAAAG TGGAGTTGATTTCGCAGGTCCTATACAAATGCGCACAGCAAGAGGTCGTGGACATAAGTCGTACAAAGGGtacatttgtttgtttgtttgcatgtGTACAAAGGCTGTGCACCTTGAGGCAGTAAGTGATCTTACAGCACAAGGATTTCTTCAGGCATTTAAGCGATTCGTGGCCAGAAGAGGGCGCTGTGAAGACGTTTGGAGCGACAACGGGACAAATTTTGTTGGGGCTTCAGCGGAGatcaagaaattattttttcatgaaAAGGCAGGTATGCTGCCCGAGATCGCAGAGATGTTggcaaataataatacaacttgGCATTTTATACCGCCACATGCTCCCAATTTTGGTGGTTTATGGGAAGCTGCAATCAAATCAGCTAAAATGCATCTGAAACGCGTTATCAGCACCTCTACTTTAACTTATGAGGAAATGTCAACGGTTTTGGCACAGATAGAAGCATGCCTTAACTCAAGACCCCTATCGAGATTAGATACAGACCAGGGAAATGTGGATATCTTAACACCGGGACATTTTTTAGTAGGTGAACCTCTAATTAATGCTCCAGATCATAATTATGAGACATCCAATATAAGCTCTCTTAGGCGATGGCAGTATACTCAAC aaaatccATTCCGTCCATACAGGTTCACCACCACTGCAGCCAGCTCCGAACATCAGATACGAAAAACAAAATGCGGCGCGGACACGGCGCGTAGCACGCCTTGCACGCCCGAACCTGCGGCATAG
- the LOC123668458 gene encoding uncharacterized protein LOC123668458, which yields MVFELDTWEPSAPFWKVVLAVTQFWRIRVKVTSWKRSSSASGVEATVAGVQERLTQAYCQTRLESLEMLWSDFSKTHKSLVKTYGSKLREQDYYKKDFYEQTEELFIEYKTEIKQKLNSVPSNLDQTYNVNKSERLNTESFKLPKIVIPNFSGKYTEWITFRDLFLSLIHNNSRLDKVQKMHYLKSSLIGEAEQLLRQIPISEANYDRCWEQLKSRYDNKRYLSHFILKRLLSQRNLTVESSSNLKELIDTTNDCLSGLQNLGINVSSWDIIIIHIICLKLDPESRKQWEFNITSNTQSEDLPTLDQFKEFLTNRYRALEFLDTKVVSNKYQSNTNKNSNVVQFKSLHVTKYQCVFCSDNHKLSSCKKFVNRTVDQRRDFVKINNLCYNCLGANHGVKTCTSSKCNLCHRRHHSLLHPKGVDIGKSSVVQVESEVAQGSFQGSGLNKETGVGGDREIMSKAVVTLNIKSRFDSNSVFTVQAYVLKSITSFLPGRKVDKLEFPEFEGIELADPEYNRPNRIDVLLGAEFYSQIIQEGIRKEPSGSIVAQSTSLGWILSGALQSSDIYTGVVALHCQLQEGDEILKRFWEIENGIGLTKEESYTEEEKKCEKYFIETTSRDETGRYVVKLPFKTDNPMCIKGESRSIAEKRLKGLMRRFEKDKQLQANYKAVMDEYL from the exons ATGGTCTTCGAGCTGGATACGTGGGAACCCTCAGCCCCGTTCTGGAAAGTCGTGCTAGCGGTGACGCAATTTTGGAGGATTAGGGTGAAGGTAACATCCTGGAAGAGGAGCAGCTCAGCTTCAGGAGTGGAAGCTACTGTAGCAGGGGTCCAA GAGCGTCTGACACAAGCGTACTGTCAAACTAGATTAGAGTCTTTGGAGATGTTATGGTCCGATTTTTCTAAAACTCACAAATCTTTAGTAAAAACTTATGGGTCTAAATTAAGAGAGcaagattattataaaaaagatttttatgaaCAAACAGAAGAATTGTTTATTGAGtataaaactgaaattaaacaaaaacttaattcAGTGCCTAGTAATTTGGATCAAacttataatgttaataaatctgAAAGGTTAAATACAGAATCATTTAAATTGCCAAAGATTGTTATTCCTAACTTTTCGGGAAAATATACGGAGTGGATCACATTTAGGGACTTATTCTTATCATTGATTCATAATAATTCTAGATTAGACAAAGTACAaaaaatgcattatttgaaAAGTTCCTTAATTGGTGAAGCAGAACAGTTACTTCGACAAATTCCAATATCTGAGGCTAATTATGATAGGTGTTGGGAACAATTAAAATCAAGGTATGATAACAAAAGATATCTGTCacattttatacttaaaagATTGTTGAGTCAGAGAAATTTAACTGTAGAGTCATCAAGTAATTTAAAGGAATTAATTGATACAACAAATGATTGCTTAAGTGGTTTACAAAATCTTGGAATAAACGTTAGTAGTtgggatattattattatacacattatttGCTTAAAGCTTGATCCAGAATCTAGAAAACAGTGGGAatttaatattactagtaaCACTCAATCTGAAGATCTGCCGACCTTAGATCAGTTTAAGGAGTTTTTAACTAATAGATATAGGGCACTTGAATTTTTGGATACTAAAGTTGTATCAAATAAGTACCAgtcaaatactaataaaaatagtaatgttGTTCAATTTAAGAGTCTTCATGTAACCAAGTATCAATGTGTATTTTGTTCTGATAATCACAAATTGAGTTCttgtaaaaaatttgtaaatcgAACTGTTGACCAACGTCGCGATttcgtaaaaattaataatttgtgcTACAATTGTTTAGGAGCAAATCATGGGGTGAAAACGTGTACATCGAGTAAATGTAACTTATGTCATCGGCGTCATCATTCACTTCTTCATCCAAAAGGTGTTGATATCGGGAAATCTAGTGTTGTGCAGGTTGAATCTGAGGTAGCGCAAGGTTCATTTCAGGGATCAGGGCTTAATAAGGAGACAG GAGTAGGGGGAGATAGGGAGATAATGTCCAAAGCAGTAGTTACTTTGAATATTAAATCTAGGTTTGATTCCAATTCAGTATTCACAGTGCAAGCTTATGTTCTGAAATCCATTACATCTTTTCTTCCGGGGAGGAAAGTAGATAAATTGGAGTTTCCAGAATTTGAAGGAATCGAATTGGCGGATCCTGAATACAATCGGCCTAATAGAATAGATGTGTTATTAGGTGCAGAATTTTATAGTCAGATTATCCAAGAAGGTATACGCAAAGAGCCCAGCGGTTCAATAGTAGCTCAATCTACGAGCTTAGGTTGGATTTTGTCAGGGGCTTTGCAGTCATCAGACATTTATACAGGTGTAGTGGCATTACATTGTCAACTGCAAGAGGGAGATGAAATTTTAAAGAGGTTTTGGGAAATAGAAAATGGAATAGGCCTAACGAAAGAAGAAAGCTATACAGAGGAGgagaaaaaatgtgaaaaatatttcattgaaaCTACAAGTAGGGATGAAACTGGAAGATACGTAGTAAAATTACCTTTTAAAACAGATAATCCTATGTGTATAAAGGGAGAATCTAGATCAATAGCAGAGAAAAGACTGAAAGGGTTAATGAGAAGATTTGAAAAGGATAAACAGCTACAAGCTAATTATAAAGCAGTGATGGATGAGTATTTATAG